The Chitinophagales bacterium genome has a segment encoding these proteins:
- a CDS encoding ABC transporter ATP-binding protein, which yields MLLFGIVFVIATNLFGLFIPEFIGYAIEILIDKIQFANLLLHTNALAFWLPAFSNFLLAVAILILACALLKGVFMFLMRQTIIVMSRKVEYDQKNEIYHKYQQLSTTFYKRNNTGDLMSRISEDVSRVRMYFGPAIMYLVNMVAMFILVIYTMFKVNAYLSFLVLLPLPVLAYSIYKISFIINRKSEAISVALSDLTSRAQEVYSGIRVIKSFALEDQTSEEFALASEHYKEQNISLAKTQSFFSPLMLLLIGLCNILVIYIGGHEVAKGSFTTGNIAEFIYYINMLTWPVASLGWAVSLVQRAEASQKRINEFLDNTEIIENKSDVDIKTIENIAFDKVDFTYPDTGIHAIKNMNFNIQQGERVAFIGKTGSSKSTIAELILRTYDIDEGNIFINKESIKEININTYRNHISYTPQDLFLFSDTVANNIKFGNNNATLEEIQYFAKIACVHDDIMELPKQYDTVVGERGVMLSGGQKQRISIARCLIKNPELIILDDTLSAVDAKTEHTIIKNLNAIFDTKTVIFITHRIFAIMNFDKIFVLDDGQIVEQGTHQSLLEMNGSYAEMYHKQQQEQAQKAIV from the coding sequence ATGTTACTATTTGGTATTGTGTTTGTAATTGCTACAAATTTATTTGGTTTGTTTATTCCAGAGTTTATTGGTTATGCTATTGAAATTTTAATAGACAAAATTCAGTTTGCCAACTTATTACTGCATACCAACGCATTAGCATTTTGGTTGCCTGCCTTTAGTAATTTTTTATTAGCTGTTGCTATTTTAATTTTAGCTTGTGCTTTACTTAAAGGTGTATTTATGTTTTTAATGCGACAAACCATTATTGTAATGTCTAGAAAAGTAGAGTACGACCAAAAAAACGAAATCTATCATAAATATCAACAACTTAGTACTACATTTTACAAGCGAAATAATACTGGCGACTTAATGAGCAGAATTTCTGAAGATGTTTCTAGAGTGCGTATGTATTTTGGTCCTGCAATAATGTATTTAGTAAACATGGTTGCTATGTTTATATTGGTTATCTATACCATGTTTAAAGTCAATGCTTACTTATCGTTTCTAGTACTGTTGCCATTGCCAGTTTTAGCATATTCTATTTATAAAATCAGTTTCATCATCAATAGAAAAAGTGAAGCTATTTCAGTTGCCTTATCTGATTTAACTTCAAGAGCTCAAGAAGTTTATTCAGGAATAAGAGTAATTAAATCATTTGCACTAGAAGACCAAACCAGCGAAGAGTTTGCACTAGCAAGTGAACATTATAAAGAGCAAAATATTTCACTAGCAAAAACACAATCGTTCTTCTCTCCTTTAATGCTCTTATTAATTGGATTATGCAATATATTAGTTATTTATATTGGTGGACATGAAGTAGCTAAAGGAAGTTTTACCACTGGTAATATTGCAGAGTTTATTTACTATATTAATATGTTGACTTGGCCAGTGGCTTCATTAGGTTGGGCAGTTTCTTTAGTGCAAAGAGCAGAAGCATCTCAAAAAAGAATTAATGAGTTTTTAGACAATACAGAAATCATTGAAAACAAATCTGATGTTGATATAAAAACAATAGAAAATATTGCCTTTGATAAAGTAGATTTCACTTATCCTGATACTGGAATTCATGCTATCAAAAACATGAATTTTAATATACAACAAGGCGAAAGAGTTGCTTTTATTGGAAAAACAGGAAGTAGTAAATCAACCATTGCAGAACTTATTTTAAGAACCTATGATATTGATGAAGGAAATATTTTTATAAATAAAGAATCAATAAAAGAAATAAATATCAATACTTATAGAAATCATATTTCATACACACCACAAGATTTATTCTTATTTTCAGATACAGTTGCCAATAATATTAAATTTGGCAATAATAATGCAACGCTAGAAGAAATACAATACTTCGCTAAAATTGCTTGTGTTCATGATGATATTATGGAATTACCTAAACAATATGATACAGTTGTAGGTGAACGAGGTGTAATGCTTTCTGGTGGACAAAAACAAAGAATTTCTATTGCTCGTTGTTTGATTAAAAATCCAGAGTTAATTATTTTAGATGATACATTATCTGCTGTTGATGCTAAAACAGAACATACCATTATTAAAAACCTTAATGCCATTTTTGATACCAAAACTGTTATTTTTATTACACACAGAATTTTTGCCATCATGAATTTTGATAAAATATTTGTATTAGATGATGGACAAATTGTAGAACAAGGCACACATCAATCTTTATTAGAAATGAATGGCAGCTATGCAGAAATGTATCACAAGCAACAACAAGAACAAGCTCAAAAAGCAATTGTTTAA